A genomic window from Aquitalea aquatilis includes:
- the thiL gene encoding thiamine-phosphate kinase → MNEFELIRQYFTRPAPSAVLGVGDDAAILRPTPGLDLHMSVDMLVEGRHFFADVSPHALGHKTLAVNLSDMAAMGARPRWAFLALALPEVNEAWAQGFSRGLFALAEQYGVELAGGDTTRGPLTLSITIMGETPQGQALRRDAARVDDDVWVSGELGLGALAVAQRLGRLPAGSVSDDVLAACQCWLDFPVPRLELGQALLGTAHAAADVSDGLLADVGHILAASGVAAEIWADSLPSLPPLEAERPRWLEFLAAGGDDYELCFTAPLSAREAVLAAAEQAGCRVTRIGRVVAGSGARLLDATGQVITLNKAGYDHFA, encoded by the coding sequence ATGAACGAATTTGAACTGATCCGCCAGTATTTCACCCGCCCAGCTCCTTCTGCCGTGCTGGGGGTGGGCGACGATGCCGCCATTCTGCGGCCGACGCCGGGGCTGGACCTGCATATGTCGGTAGACATGCTGGTTGAGGGGCGGCATTTTTTTGCCGATGTCAGCCCGCACGCGCTGGGTCACAAGACGCTGGCGGTGAATCTGTCGGACATGGCGGCAATGGGCGCCCGCCCGCGCTGGGCATTTCTGGCACTGGCCTTGCCCGAGGTGAATGAAGCCTGGGCGCAGGGTTTCAGTCGTGGCCTGTTTGCGCTGGCCGAACAATATGGCGTGGAGCTGGCCGGCGGGGATACCACCCGTGGGCCGCTGACGCTGTCCATCACCATCATGGGTGAAACACCGCAAGGGCAGGCCCTGCGGCGCGATGCTGCCCGGGTGGATGACGATGTCTGGGTCAGTGGTGAGCTGGGCCTGGGGGCGCTGGCGGTGGCGCAGCGCCTGGGGCGGCTGCCGGCTGGCAGCGTGTCGGATGATGTGCTGGCAGCTTGCCAGTGCTGGCTGGATTTCCCGGTGCCACGGCTGGAGCTGGGCCAGGCCTTGCTGGGGACGGCCCATGCTGCGGCCGATGTGTCAGACGGGCTGTTGGCTGATGTGGGGCATATTCTGGCGGCCTCGGGCGTGGCGGCAGAAATCTGGGCCGACAGCCTGCCATCCTTGCCGCCGCTGGAGGCAGAGCGGCCGCGCTGGCTGGAGTTTCTGGCAGCAGGTGGCGATGATTACGAACTTTGCTTCACTGCGCCCTTGTCTGCGCGGGAGGCGGTATTGGCGGCGGCAGAGCAGGCGGGCTGCCGGGTGACACGTATCGGCCGTGTCGTGGCAGGCAGTGGCGCGCGCTTGCTGGATGCCACAGGCCAAGTAATTACATTGAACAAGGCAGGTTATGACCACTTCGCATAA
- a CDS encoding methyl-accepting chemotaxis protein has translation MSLAILASANVLVWLGNHALPLWLLVIFSFLVSATLLLLVSAKPAEPANTTSEPSPENTSAPHELDGQLNLIEQVIQKWGGNLQLVIAQSTQGGNQVAQSLADIAGGLHATIDSSRSASGEAGSDSLGGLVDAARQRSQEIAQVLAEIVSHRQIIIDEVASLTTFSAELRTMAEDVGKISSQTNLLALNASIEAARVGEFGRGFAVVADEVRKLSLLSAQTGLRMTEKVEIINAALERTRSSTLELGAQDVQKGKSALQLLDASVQDFSQAAGQLATINHDMQLHGKQVEGDLNTSLIAMQYQDRVCQILQHVGNDLQLMHGHVQALRDAVRQGQSLPVASPAEWLRRLESTYTTLEQAALHKGGSQQAVAASNGDVDFF, from the coding sequence TTGAGTCTGGCCATCTTGGCGTCCGCCAATGTCCTGGTCTGGCTGGGAAACCATGCTCTGCCGCTCTGGCTGCTGGTGATTTTCTCGTTTCTGGTCAGCGCCACCCTGCTGTTGCTGGTCAGCGCCAAGCCTGCCGAGCCGGCAAATACCACGTCTGAACCCTCGCCGGAAAACACCAGCGCACCGCATGAACTGGATGGCCAGCTCAACCTGATCGAGCAGGTGATCCAGAAGTGGGGCGGCAATCTGCAATTGGTCATCGCGCAGTCCACCCAGGGTGGCAACCAGGTGGCGCAGAGCCTGGCCGATATTGCCGGCGGCCTGCACGCGACGATTGACTCTTCACGGTCGGCAAGCGGTGAGGCGGGTAGCGACAGCCTGGGCGGGTTGGTGGATGCAGCACGCCAGCGCAGCCAGGAAATTGCCCAGGTGCTGGCCGAGATCGTCAGCCACCGCCAGATCATCATCGATGAAGTCGCCAGCCTGACCACCTTTTCTGCTGAACTGCGCACCATGGCCGAGGATGTCGGCAAGATTTCCAGCCAGACCAATCTGCTGGCCTTGAACGCCAGTATCGAAGCCGCACGGGTCGGTGAATTCGGTCGCGGTTTTGCCGTGGTGGCCGACGAGGTGCGCAAGTTGTCGCTGCTGTCGGCGCAAACCGGGCTGCGCATGACCGAAAAGGTGGAAATCATCAATGCCGCGCTGGAGCGCACCCGCAGCAGCACGCTGGAGCTGGGTGCGCAAGACGTGCAAAAAGGCAAAAGCGCCCTGCAGCTGCTGGATGCCTCGGTGCAGGATTTCAGCCAGGCGGCCGGCCAGTTGGCCACCATCAATCACGACATGCAATTGCACGGCAAGCAGGTGGAGGGGGATCTGAATACCTCGCTGATTGCCATGCAGTATCAGGACCGGGTGTGCCAGATCTTGCAGCACGTCGGCAACGACCTGCAGTTGATGCATGGCCATGTGCAGGCATTGCGCGATGCCGTGCGCCAGGGGCAGAGCCTGCCGGTCGCCAGCCCAGCCGAATGGCTGCGGCGTCTTGAATCCACCTATACCACGCTGGAACAGGCGGCACTGCACAAGGGTGGCAGTCAGCAGGCCGTGGCGGCGTCCAATGGGGATGTGGATTTCTTCTAA
- a CDS encoding riboflavin synthase subunit alpha, giving the protein MFTGIVQGMAEVVAIEERQDFRRHVLRLPPSMLGGIELGASIAHNGCCLTVTEVQDDRVAFDLMAETLRLTNLGRLQVGDKVNVERAARFGDEIGGHAMSGHIICLAQVDEVIRSPNNCTVWFTLPAAFGKYLFAKGYIGIDGCSLTIGSVEGSRFCVHLIPETLERTIIQFRQVGDAINIEVDPQTQAIVDTVERVLAQRHGAGLV; this is encoded by the coding sequence ATGTTTACCGGTATCGTGCAGGGTATGGCCGAGGTGGTGGCCATCGAGGAAAGACAGGATTTCCGTCGCCATGTGCTGCGGCTGCCGCCGTCCATGCTGGGCGGTATCGAACTGGGGGCATCGATTGCCCATAACGGCTGCTGCCTGACCGTAACCGAGGTGCAGGACGACCGGGTGGCTTTCGACCTGATGGCCGAAACCCTGCGTCTGACCAATCTGGGCCGGCTGCAGGTGGGCGACAAGGTCAATGTGGAGCGGGCAGCCCGCTTCGGTGATGAAATCGGCGGCCATGCCATGTCTGGTCACATCATCTGCCTGGCGCAGGTGGACGAGGTCATCCGCAGCCCGAACAACTGCACGGTGTGGTTCACGCTGCCGGCAGCGTTCGGCAAATATCTGTTTGCCAAGGGCTATATCGGTATTGATGGCTGCAGTCTGACCATTGGCAGCGTCGAAGGCAGCCGTTTTTGCGTACACCTGATTCCGGAAACGCTGGAGCGCACCATCATCCAGTTCCGGCAGGTGGGGGACGCCATCAATATCGAGGTCGATCCGCAAACCCAGGCCATTGTGGACACGGTGGAGCGGGTGCTGGCACAGCGCCATGGCGCAGGACTGGTTTGA
- the ribBA gene encoding bifunctional 3,4-dihydroxy-2-butanone-4-phosphate synthase/GTP cyclohydrolase II, producing the protein MVISPVQDIIADIKAGKMVVLADAEDRENEGDIVMAAEFVTPEAINFMAKHARGLICLTLSEQRCKLLELPMMAANNGTSFGTNFTVSIEAAEGVTTGISAADRAKTVQAAVARNAKASDLVQPGHIFPLKAQNGGVLIRAGHTEAACDLPMLAGLEPAGVICEIMNDDGTMARMPELLAFAKTHGLKVGTIADLIHYRSRTESLVEEVGQRPVETPFGAFDLHVFRDVTTRETHLALVKGQLDEAEETLVRVHEPLSIMDVLDPTSRPHSWTVPGALEAIDEAGKGVVILLYRDETGDDLLQRALGQNVKRSPWDGKTFGVGAQMLKALGVGKMKLMSPPLSVPSMAGFNLEVTGFCQPEHFHIEIG; encoded by the coding sequence ATGGTTATTTCTCCGGTGCAGGACATCATTGCCGACATCAAGGCCGGCAAAATGGTGGTGCTGGCTGATGCGGAAGATCGCGAAAACGAAGGCGATATCGTGATGGCGGCCGAGTTCGTCACCCCGGAAGCCATCAACTTCATGGCCAAGCATGCGCGTGGCCTGATCTGCCTGACGCTGAGCGAGCAGCGCTGCAAACTGCTGGAGCTGCCGATGATGGCGGCCAATAACGGCACCTCTTTCGGCACCAATTTCACCGTTTCCATCGAAGCGGCGGAAGGCGTGACCACCGGTATCTCCGCCGCCGACCGCGCCAAGACCGTGCAGGCTGCGGTGGCGCGCAATGCCAAGGCCAGCGATCTGGTGCAGCCGGGCCACATTTTCCCGCTCAAGGCACAGAATGGCGGCGTGCTGATTCGCGCCGGTCACACCGAAGCGGCTTGCGACCTGCCGATGCTGGCCGGGCTGGAGCCGGCCGGGGTGATCTGCGAAATCATGAACGACGACGGCACCATGGCACGCATGCCGGAGCTGCTGGCGTTCGCCAAGACCCACGGCCTGAAAGTCGGCACCATTGCCGACCTGATCCACTACCGCAGCCGTACCGAATCGCTGGTGGAAGAAGTGGGGCAGCGCCCGGTGGAAACCCCGTTCGGTGCTTTCGACTTACATGTGTTCCGCGATGTCACCACCCGCGAAACCCATCTGGCGCTGGTCAAGGGTCAGCTGGATGAGGCGGAGGAAACCCTGGTGCGCGTGCACGAGCCGCTGTCCATCATGGATGTGCTGGACCCGACTTCGCGGCCGCACTCCTGGACCGTGCCGGGTGCGCTGGAAGCCATCGATGAAGCCGGCAAGGGCGTGGTCATCCTGCTGTATCGCGATGAAACCGGCGATGACCTGCTGCAGCGTGCGCTGGGTCAGAATGTGAAACGCTCACCCTGGGACGGCAAAACCTTTGGCGTGGGTGCACAAATGCTCAAGGCGCTGGGTGTGGGCAAGATGAAGCTGATGTCGCCGCCGTTGAGCGTGCCGTCGATGGCCGGTTTTAATCTGGAAGTCACCGGCTTTTGCCAGCCGGAACACTTTCATATCGAAATCGGTTAA
- a CDS encoding Hsp70 family protein codes for MTTSSAAQACGIDFGTSNSTVGWLRPGADTLIPLEDGKITLPSVVFFNYEEDHSVFGRRALLEYTEGYEGRLMRSLKSLLGSSLIDSQTEVQGRALPFRHLLTLFIQEVKQRADRAAGRPFEQVVLGRPVFFVDDNPKADALAEETLAQIARQVGFKEISFQFEPLAAAFDYESSITREELVLIVDIGGGTSDFSLVRLSPERRELDDRRADILATGGVHIGGTDFDKQLSLHGVMPLFGFKSRLRNNAEMPSAQYFNLATWHTINFAYTRKAWMDLQDIHRDVEDPRAFDRLFKLIQERAGHWLAMQVEEAKIALSSQERHQLQLELIEDGLYAELLRQQFNQTIDGMLGQIGKTIGSLLADAGISASQIDTVFFTGGSSGVPALRQCVQQLLPNAHHVEGNLFGSIGSGLAIEAKKRYG; via the coding sequence ATGACTACTAGCAGCGCTGCGCAGGCATGCGGCATCGACTTCGGCACCTCCAATTCCACGGTTGGCTGGCTGCGCCCTGGCGCAGACACCCTGATTCCGCTGGAAGACGGCAAGATCACCCTGCCCTCGGTTGTCTTTTTCAATTACGAAGAGGACCACTCGGTATTTGGCCGCCGCGCCCTGCTGGAATACACCGAAGGCTATGAAGGGCGCCTGATGCGCTCGCTGAAAAGCCTGCTGGGCAGTAGCCTGATCGACAGCCAGACCGAGGTACAAGGCCGCGCCCTGCCGTTTCGCCATCTGCTCACCCTGTTCATCCAGGAGGTCAAGCAGCGCGCCGACCGTGCCGCTGGCCGCCCCTTCGAACAAGTGGTGCTGGGCCGCCCGGTGTTCTTTGTCGATGACAACCCCAAGGCCGACGCGCTGGCGGAAGAAACCCTGGCGCAGATTGCCCGCCAGGTGGGCTTCAAGGAGATTTCCTTCCAGTTCGAACCACTGGCAGCCGCCTTTGACTACGAATCCTCCATTACCCGCGAAGAGCTGGTGCTGATCGTCGATATCGGCGGCGGCACTTCGGACTTTTCGCTGGTGCGCCTGTCGCCGGAAAGACGTGAGCTGGACGACCGCCGCGCGGACATCCTGGCCACCGGCGGCGTGCATATCGGCGGTACCGACTTCGACAAGCAGCTGAGCCTGCACGGCGTGATGCCGCTGTTCGGCTTCAAGAGCCGCCTGCGCAACAATGCCGAAATGCCCTCGGCGCAATACTTCAACCTCGCCACCTGGCACACCATCAACTTTGCCTACACCCGCAAGGCGTGGATGGATTTGCAGGATATTCATCGCGACGTGGAAGACCCGCGTGCGTTCGACCGCCTGTTCAAGCTGATTCAGGAACGCGCCGGCCACTGGCTGGCCATGCAGGTGGAGGAAGCCAAGATCGCCCTCTCCAGCCAGGAGCGCCATCAGCTGCAACTGGAACTAATCGAAGACGGACTGTATGCCGAACTGCTGCGCCAACAGTTCAACCAGACCATTGACGGCATGCTGGGGCAGATCGGCAAAACCATTGGCAGCCTGCTGGCCGATGCCGGCATCAGCGCCAGCCAGATCGACACCGTGTTCTTTACCGGCGGCTCCAGCGGCGTCCCCGCGCTGCGTCAGTGCGTACAGCAACTGCTGCCCAATGCTCACCACGTGGAGGGCAATCTGTTTGGCAGCATTGGCAGCGGCCTGGCCATCGAAGCGAAAAAACGCTACGGCTGA
- a CDS encoding mechanosensitive ion channel domain-containing protein: MQDLLELIRQLRTDYSHEIVRSLMLVAVLLLIRVVVGRILSSNVSVPVEERRRWSISTRNFLFIAGLAGIGMIWANELQTIAVSMLAFAAALILATKELILCVSGFVVRHASNSYSLGDHIEVGTIRGRVVDIGLLSTTVMEIGPQHNAHQMTGRALTFPNSLLLSNAVIRENYMGDYVMHIINIPMGYHIPPTRAQRLLLEAAEQHCQQHVEAARVHMERMAERYLVDTPSVEPRIGMQAVDEKRYQLILRIAIPAKERQRIEQAIIHQFMEQCYPDIPAK; the protein is encoded by the coding sequence ATGCAAGATCTGCTCGAACTGATCCGCCAGCTGCGCACCGATTACTCTCACGAGATCGTGCGCTCGCTGATGCTGGTCGCTGTATTGCTGCTGATCCGCGTGGTGGTGGGCCGCATCCTGTCCAGCAATGTGAGCGTGCCGGTGGAGGAAAGACGGCGCTGGTCGATTTCCACCCGCAACTTCCTGTTCATTGCCGGCCTGGCCGGCATCGGCATGATCTGGGCCAACGAGCTGCAAACCATCGCCGTCTCGATGCTGGCCTTTGCCGCGGCGCTGATTCTGGCCACCAAGGAGCTGATCCTGTGCGTGTCCGGCTTTGTGGTGCGCCACGCTTCCAACAGCTACAGCCTGGGCGACCATATCGAGGTTGGCACGATACGCGGCCGCGTGGTGGACATCGGCCTGTTGTCGACCACGGTGATGGAGATCGGACCGCAGCACAATGCGCACCAGATGACCGGGCGCGCCCTGACCTTTCCCAACAGCCTGTTGCTGTCCAATGCGGTGATCCGGGAAAACTACATGGGCGATTATGTGATGCACATCATCAACATCCCCATGGGCTATCACATCCCGCCTACCCGCGCCCAGCGCCTGCTGCTGGAAGCCGCCGAGCAGCACTGCCAGCAGCATGTTGAGGCGGCGCGCGTCCACATGGAACGCATGGCCGAGCGCTATCTGGTGGACACGCCATCGGTAGAACCGCGCATCGGCATGCAGGCGGTGGATGAAAAACGCTATCAGTTGATCTTGCGCATCGCCATTCCGGCCAAGGAAAGGCAACGTATCGAGCAGGCCATCATTCACCAGTTCATGGAACAGTGCTATCCGGACATTCCGGCCAAATAA
- a CDS encoding peptide chain release factor 3: protein MSAELSRIAEEVARRRTFAIISHPDAGKTTLTEKLLLFSGAIQMAGTVKGKKGGKFATSDWMEIEKQRGISVASSVMQFDYREHTVNLLDTPGHQDFSEDTYRVLTAVDSALMVIDAAKGVEEQTIKLLNVCRLRNTPIVTFMNKYDREVRDSLELLDEVENVLKIRCAPITWPIGMGKTFRGVYSLLSDEVILFEAGSEKLITDIEVIKGIDNPRLDELFPLEMEGLRMEIELVKGASNEWNLEEFLAGELTPVFFGSAINNFGVREILDALINWAPAPQLRDATVRDVAPTEGKFSGFVFKIQANMDPKHRDRIAFLRVCSGQFERGMKMKHLRLNREISASSVVTFMSHDREIVEEAFAGDIIGIPNHGNIQIGDSFSSGEELAFTGIPFFAPELFRSVRIKNPLKLKQLQKGLQQLGEEGAVQVFKPHSGGDLILGAVGVLQYEVVASRLAAEYSVDAMFESASIWSARWFTCSDRKKLDEFIKTLQMNIATDAGGNLAYLAPNRVNLQLTQERWPDIVFHETREHAVKLND, encoded by the coding sequence ATGTCCGCAGAATTGTCCCGCATTGCCGAGGAAGTGGCGCGCCGCCGCACCTTCGCCATCATTTCCCACCCTGACGCCGGTAAAACCACGCTGACCGAAAAGCTGCTGCTGTTTTCGGGCGCCATCCAGATGGCCGGTACGGTAAAGGGCAAGAAGGGCGGCAAGTTTGCCACCTCGGACTGGATGGAAATCGAAAAGCAGCGCGGCATTTCCGTGGCTTCCTCGGTGATGCAGTTCGATTACCGCGAGCACACCGTCAACCTGCTGGACACCCCGGGCCACCAGGACTTCTCGGAAGATACCTACCGCGTACTCACCGCCGTGGACAGCGCCCTGATGGTGATCGATGCCGCCAAAGGCGTGGAAGAGCAAACCATCAAGCTGCTCAATGTCTGCCGCCTGCGCAACACGCCCATCGTCACCTTCATGAACAAGTACGACCGTGAAGTGCGCGATTCGCTGGAGTTGCTGGACGAAGTGGAAAACGTGCTGAAGATCCGCTGCGCGCCAATCACCTGGCCTATCGGCATGGGCAAGACCTTCCGCGGCGTGTACAGCCTGCTGAGCGACGAGGTCATCCTGTTCGAAGCCGGTAGCGAAAAGCTGATTACCGATATCGAAGTAATCAAGGGCATCGATAATCCGCGCCTGGACGAACTGTTTCCGCTGGAAATGGAAGGCCTGCGCATGGAGATCGAACTGGTCAAGGGCGCTTCCAATGAATGGAATCTGGAAGAATTCCTGGCCGGCGAACTGACCCCGGTATTCTTCGGCTCGGCCATCAACAACTTCGGCGTGCGCGAGATTCTGGATGCACTGATCAACTGGGCGCCGGCACCGCAGCTGCGTGACGCCACCGTGCGTGACGTGGCACCGACCGAAGGCAAGTTCTCCGGCTTCGTGTTCAAGATCCAGGCCAATATGGACCCCAAGCACCGCGACCGCATTGCCTTCCTGCGCGTGTGTTCCGGCCAGTTTGAACGTGGCATGAAGATGAAGCATCTGCGGCTGAACCGTGAAATCTCGGCTTCCAGCGTGGTGACCTTCATGTCGCACGACCGTGAAATCGTGGAAGAAGCCTTTGCCGGCGACATCATCGGCATCCCCAACCACGGCAATATCCAGATTGGCGACAGCTTCTCCTCGGGCGAAGAGTTGGCCTTTACCGGCATTCCTTTCTTTGCGCCGGAGCTGTTCCGCTCGGTACGCATCAAGAACCCGCTGAAACTCAAGCAGCTGCAAAAAGGCCTGCAACAGCTGGGCGAAGAAGGCGCGGTCCAGGTATTCAAGCCGCACAGCGGCGGCGACCTGATTCTGGGCGCGGTCGGCGTGCTGCAGTACGAAGTGGTAGCCAGCCGGCTGGCCGCCGAGTACAGCGTGGATGCCATGTTCGAATCCGCCAGCATCTGGTCGGCGCGCTGGTTTACCTGCAGCGACCGCAAGAAGCTGGACGAATTCATCAAGACCCTGCAGATGAACATCGCCACCGACGCCGGCGGCAACCTGGCCTACCTGGCCCCCAATCGCGTCAACCTGCAACTGACGCAGGAGCGCTGGCCTGACATCGTGTTCCACGAAACCCGTGAGCACGCCGTCAAGCTGAACGACTAG
- a CDS encoding phosphatidylglycerophosphatase A family protein, whose amino-acid sequence MTTSHKRAPAFRPDWAFLRRHPAHLLAFGFGSGLARKAPGTWGTLVAYPLFFLLHALGVGSLGLTLLCLPLFVLGVWVCQVTGDALGVHDYGGIVWDEVVAMLLVLAYAPASWAGWLLAFALFRLFDIVKPWPIGWFDRRVHGGFGVMLDDIIAALFALLVQALLAGYLPA is encoded by the coding sequence ATGACCACTTCGCATAAACGGGCACCGGCTTTCCGCCCCGATTGGGCTTTTCTGCGTCGCCATCCGGCGCACCTGCTGGCTTTTGGCTTTGGTAGCGGTCTGGCACGCAAGGCCCCGGGCACCTGGGGGACGCTGGTGGCTTACCCGCTGTTTTTCCTGCTGCATGCGTTGGGGGTGGGCAGCCTGGGCTTGACCTTGTTATGCCTGCCGTTGTTTGTGCTGGGGGTGTGGGTGTGTCAGGTAACCGGCGATGCGCTGGGGGTGCACGACTACGGCGGCATCGTCTGGGACGAGGTGGTGGCCATGCTGCTGGTGCTGGCGTATGCGCCGGCCAGTTGGGCGGGCTGGCTGCTGGCCTTTGCCTTGTTCCGCCTGTTTGATATTGTGAAACCCTGGCCAATCGGCTGGTTTGACCGCCGGGTACATGGCGGCTTTGGCGTGATGCTGGATGACATCATTGCCGCGCTGTTCGCCTTGCTGGTGCAGGCGCTGCTGGCTGGCTATCTGCCGGCCTGA
- the ypfJ gene encoding KPN_02809 family neutral zinc metallopeptidase has translation MRWDGNRESDNVEDRRDEGGGGSPGFRLGGGGIGLGTIAIGLVAWLVFGANPLQVISALSGGGHQQVQTQPQQPKVHSAEEQREAKLVRVVLADTEDVWGQIFQQRGASYQQPKLVLFSNSTPTACGQGQSAMGPFYCPADRKVYIDLAFYRTLNQQLGAPGEFAEAYVIAHEVGHHVQNLLGISGKVDAARRGASERKANALSVRLELQADCFAGVWGSHADKARHILEGGDLESALNAASKIGDDTLQRSAGQAVVPDSFTHGSSEQRVRWFRRGFDGGDIAQCDTFSANPL, from the coding sequence ATGCGTTGGGATGGCAATCGTGAAAGTGACAATGTAGAAGACCGCCGTGACGAGGGCGGTGGTGGCTCTCCCGGGTTCAGGCTGGGTGGCGGCGGTATCGGTCTGGGTACGATTGCCATTGGCCTGGTGGCCTGGCTGGTGTTTGGTGCCAACCCGCTGCAGGTCATCTCGGCGCTGAGCGGTGGCGGGCATCAGCAAGTGCAGACCCAGCCGCAGCAGCCCAAGGTGCATTCTGCCGAAGAACAGCGCGAGGCCAAGCTGGTGCGCGTGGTGCTGGCGGATACCGAGGATGTGTGGGGGCAGATTTTCCAGCAGCGCGGTGCCAGCTACCAGCAGCCCAAGCTGGTGTTGTTCAGCAATAGCACGCCGACCGCCTGTGGTCAGGGGCAGTCGGCCATGGGGCCGTTTTATTGCCCGGCCGACCGCAAGGTGTATATCGATCTGGCCTTCTACCGCACGCTGAATCAGCAGCTGGGTGCACCGGGCGAGTTTGCCGAGGCTTATGTGATTGCGCATGAGGTGGGGCACCATGTGCAAAACCTGCTGGGTATTTCCGGCAAGGTGGATGCGGCACGGCGTGGTGCTTCGGAGCGCAAGGCCAATGCCTTGTCGGTGCGGCTGGAATTGCAGGCCGACTGCTTTGCTGGGGTGTGGGGCAGCCATGCCGACAAGGCGCGGCACATTCTGGAGGGCGGTGATCTGGAGTCGGCGCTGAATGCGGCCTCCAAGATCGGCGATGACACCTTGCAGCGTTCCGCCGGGCAGGCCGTGGTGCCGGATTCCTTCACCCACGGCAGCAGCGAGCAGCGCGTGCGCTGGTTCCGCCGTGGTTTCGACGGTGGTGATATCGCGCAGTGCGATACCTTCAGCGCCAATCCGCTGTAA
- the nusB gene encoding transcription antitermination factor NusB, translating into MKTARRRAREFAVQGIYEWELNPDRPASLIEKHLRENEYFAKADETLFRAVLYGVLKDVAVLSGRIRPYYERNEEEVSPVERAVLLMAALELTQHPETPYPVIINEAIEITKTFGGTDGHKFVNGVLDKLAADVRADEVASQRSRRQG; encoded by the coding sequence ATGAAAACCGCCCGTCGCCGTGCCCGCGAATTTGCCGTTCAGGGCATCTATGAATGGGAATTGAATCCGGATCGTCCGGCTTCGCTGATTGAAAAACACCTGCGCGAAAACGAATACTTCGCCAAGGCGGACGAAACCCTGTTTCGCGCCGTGCTGTACGGTGTACTGAAAGACGTTGCCGTGCTGTCCGGCCGCATTCGTCCCTATTACGAGCGCAACGAAGAAGAAGTCAGCCCGGTGGAGCGCGCCGTGCTGCTGATGGCGGCGCTGGAACTGACCCAGCACCCGGAAACGCCTTACCCGGTGATCATCAATGAAGCCATCGAAATCACCAAGACTTTTGGTGGTACCGACGGCCACAAATTCGTCAACGGCGTGCTGGACAAGCTGGCTGCCGATGTACGCGCCGACGAGGTTGCCTCGCAGCGTTCGCGTCGTCAGGGCTGA
- the ribH gene encoding 6,7-dimethyl-8-ribityllumazine synthase, whose protein sequence is MLEAIQRISSDFNGRGLKVGIVQARFTEEVCHGLRDACLAELKVLGVAADDVVLATVPGALEVPLVLQTMAKSGKFDALVALGAIIRGETYHFELVSNESGAGVTRVGLDFDIPIANAILTTENDEQAEVRMLEKGRDAARVAVEMANLHKTLRG, encoded by the coding sequence ATGCTTGAAGCTATCCAGCGCATTTCTTCCGATTTCAACGGCCGCGGCCTCAAGGTCGGCATCGTCCAGGCGCGTTTTACCGAGGAAGTGTGCCACGGGCTGCGTGACGCCTGCCTGGCCGAGCTGAAGGTGCTGGGTGTGGCTGCGGATGACGTGGTGCTGGCCACGGTGCCGGGGGCGCTGGAAGTGCCGCTGGTACTGCAAACCATGGCCAAGAGCGGCAAGTTCGATGCGCTGGTGGCACTGGGTGCCATCATCCGTGGCGAAACCTACCACTTCGAGCTGGTTTCCAATGAATCCGGTGCTGGTGTGACCCGTGTTGGTCTGGATTTCGACATCCCCATTGCCAACGCCATCCTCACCACCGAGAACGACGAGCAGGCCGAAGTGCGCATGCTGGAAAAAGGCCGTGACGCAGCACGCGTTGCGGTGGAAATGGCCAATCTGCATAAAACGCTGCGCGGTTGA